In the genome of Hippoglossus hippoglossus isolate fHipHip1 chromosome 4, fHipHip1.pri, whole genome shotgun sequence, one region contains:
- the LOC117760849 gene encoding cytochrome c oxidase assembly factor 7: protein MAGLVDFKDEKEVKEFLDNLGVEYSFQCYKEKDPEGCQRLADYMDGVKKNHESAAQVLKHNCETYGHGESCYKLGAYHITGKGGVTECLKTAYSLFLRSCNAGGKKSINACHNVGLLAHDGRAMEGGPDLTAARQYYEKACAGGFAPSCFNLSAMFIGGNSKGMEPDMTQALKFAHRACELGHVWGCANASRMYRLGDGTEKDEKKAEDLKNRAKELHTAEKERQLKFGE from the exons ATGGCGGGACTTGTGGACTTTAAGGAcgagaaggaggtgaaggagttTCTGGACAACCTGGGGGTGGAGTACAGCTTCCAGTGCTACAAAGAGAAGGACCCTGAAG GGTGTCAGAGGCTGGCAGACTACATGGATGGGGTGAAGAAGAACCATGAGTCTGCAGCTCAGGTGCTCAAACACAACTGTGAAACTTATGGACATGGAGAGAGCTGCTACAAACTGGGGGCTTACCATATCACAGGGAAAG GTGGAGTGACCGAGTGCCTGAAAACTGCCTACTCTCTCTTTCTGCGCTCTTGCAATGCCGGTGGAAAGAAGTCTATAAATGCCTGTCACAATGTTGGCCTATTAGCCCATGATGGACGAGCTATGGAGGGAGGACCCGACCTCACGGCCGCACGCCAGTACTATGAGAAGGCCTGTGCTGGTGGCTTCGCTCCCTCGTGCTTCAACCTCAGCGCTATGTTCATCGGGGGCAATTCCAAAGGAATGGAGCCAGACATGACTCAAGCTTTGAAGTTTGCTCACAGGGCTTGTGAGCTGGGACATGTGTGGGGCTGCGCCAACGCAAGTCGCATGTACAGACTTGGGGATGGTACAGAGAAGGATGAGAAGAAAGCAGAGGACCTGAAGAATCGAGCGAAGGAGCTTCACACTGCGGAGAAGGAGAGGCAGCTCAAGTTTGGGGAGTGA